The following nucleotide sequence is from Parambassis ranga chromosome 21, fParRan2.1, whole genome shotgun sequence.
CCTGTTGAATGCTAAAAGAGAGGAGACGAAAGCAATGGGTGagtatcagcaaacacactacGTGTGATAACTACTGGTGCAaccaaacatcaaacatcaaatgtacAAGTTGATTCTTAGTTGGTTACCTGGTTGCATGTAGtgttttaaatgatgatggaagTAGCTGAGGAGTGAGCAGCTAATTCATATATGTTGTAGTTTATATTGTTTCATCATTCAATAGATTAGTTAGCTTTagtgatttttaatttttttcttacaaagaCATAACTAGACCTGTTTTCCTTCCTGCTTACAGAAAGCCAAAGAGCATATAGATTTGTCCAAGGCAAAGACTGGGGTTTCAAAAAGTTTATCAGAAGAGATTTCCTTCTCGATGAAGCCAACGGACTCTTACCAGACGACAAGCTCACACTCTTCTGCGAGGTAAGTCTTATACTACTATTTAACCCTCCTAAAACGGAGCTGTCGCCGGTGACAGAAATTGACATGCGCTGGTCAAACTACTGTAGCTCTAGTTATGTTCGCACTATTCAAATTGgaattctgaaagctgagaaacggctctttcaatcgctattacattcattacattaatgaccacattgcgtgtgtgccaggggcAGAAgggagagttgatgtaaaatagtttgagtttaatttttGTGATCTCAAAAGTCTTGTTGCTGtacatttatagttgtttataaaaaagaaaatttgatgaaaattcaaatccgttttttttactctcttgttattacacactgttctgagcattcataacacaataaatatgtgccagcttttgaaagttatgTTTAATCTGTCTAGAAAAACgggtaaaataattaattaaacattttctgacagaatcattaaaaaaataaataaggcGAGCTGTTATGATTATAGTAGTAAAAGTGTTAAATCATCACTTCTTCTCACTGACCTGAGGCTGATGCTTGATGATTTCTGTTGGCCTCTTTTTTACTGTCATTGCTGTGTTACTGACTTGCGCACACATTGCTCAGTTAAAGCCATGGTTGGTCATTCTGGAAAGCTAGCATGCTATGAAAGTAGCATTTTCTCGGGGCTCTGTCCAAACCTACGTACCTTCTCCTTTTAAGGTGAGCTTCCAAAgctggctgtaggtgtgagtgtggctggcgttttgtctctgtgtttagcTGTGATAGACTGCCGACCCCGGGTGCATGCTGCCTCTCACCCTTCGACAAactgggataggttccagccctgtggtgaccctgtagtacaggacaaagcaggttaagaaatTGAATGGATGGCTATAGTGAGGAGCTGTTTAACTTGTTTGGGTGTCAAACGTGAAATACCCACCTGCTTGTTATGACTCGACTgacatgctgctgacacacggCAGCATTTGTTGAAATTGAAGTGCACTCATGTATCCACCCCATTATCTAGTACCAGATCTAGATATTTAGTCGGCATTAGTGCCATTATGTCATACTAATATAAGATCAGTGCATCCTTGCTGTTGGGTAGTACTCACAGCTGTCAAGGAAACATGTTAGCATTACCCAGACAAGCTAAGAATGTCAAAAAGATTTAGCGTTAGCAATACAGTGTGTTTATGCACAGGGCAGGAGGAATGTTATTGGTCAACTAATTAGTGCCTGATGTGCTCACCAGTGAATGGTAGGCAGTTTTTATGAGATTAGAGAGCccacatgttattttttttgctttgtttcaaGGAGTAAAGACAAGAAAATGTGGCTGTTGgataaaattacaaacactGGCTTTAAGTGTCATTAAGGCATACGTATTGAATCATATTGGAAGTCTGTAACCTTTAAATGGAGGGAAGTTTTCTCATGACCGGTTTGCAAGCTGAACGCATTGTTGGGATTTGCCTCAAATGACATTAAACTTTTAGCGAGAGAAATGCTTTCCTCCGTGTTACATCATTTATAATGACACCTGTTTTGGAAATAATTGAATTCAGCGTGTCAGGGAGAATAAATGTCTCCTAAAATGTTCTTTCAAGGGACAAGTTAAATGAGGTGTCAGTGAATTTTGATGTAAACGCATTTGGCTGAATACTGTCAGGATTAGTGCGCCAGCCGGCAGTTCTAGAAAGATTCAACAATTTCAGGGAAATTGCCACTTTGATAAACAAATTACATTCAAATTAAAGACAAAGTGCCTTTTCTCATCAATTAGGTGTGTCAGCAAAGTTAATTAATTTTGGTTTGGAGGGGTTGTGTGTTTGCAAATAGGAGTCCCTCCCATTGTAGGTCACCCAGTCTGGAAAAATATGCTTTAAAAAGAGtcaaattaaacacaaattaGATTCTCTAATGCAGTAAAATGTATTTGCTGCTGCATTCATTGCTATAGTTTGGCTTCAGTTTGTTGTTCTCTCTACAATGCATGTGCAGGTGAGCGTTGTCCAGGACTCCGTTAACATTTCGGGCCAGTCCAACATGAACATGCTGAAAGTACCCGAGTGTCAGCTGTCTGATGACCTGGGGAACCTGTGGGAGTGTTCACGCTTCACAGACTGCAGCCTCTATGTGGGAGGGCAAGAGTTCAAAGCCCACAAATCCATCCTCGCAGGTAAGAAAGTCCCTAACTCCCAGAACTTTAGCATGCAAACAACAAGGAGGAAAAAGCCCACAGAACACAGCGATGGGCAGACACATGCATACCTCTTCTTAATAGCCTCTCATGGAAGAGACCATAAGCACCTTGAAAAGGCTGCGGAGGGTCTGTGTTGCAGGCTTTGATTTGTGGCGGCCTAGTTCTGCAGTGGGTGTTAATCCACCTCACTAACCCAGCTTGGCCCTGCTTGACCCAGATGACTGCAGGATCCAGGAGATTGAGGGGGCTggctctcttctccctctcatcTCCATTAGacatggcagcagctgctgcattcAGGGGGCAAAGAGACAGTTAAATGTATTTTGCAGCATTATAgtagtcatgttttttttgtgtgtgcataaacaGAACATTGTCTtagtgcattttattttgacagcGCGGTCCCCTGTTTTTAATGCGATGTTTGAACATGAAATGGAGGAGAGTAAAAAGGTGAGAAGCCTTATTCTTCCTTCTGACATCATTTACATTCTCCAAGTCTTTTTTTAGTGTCATCACTGTGACCTCTCGTCTCCTTTTACAGAACCGCGTCGACATCAGTGATGTAGATCCAGATGTTTTTAAGGAAATGATGGGCTTCATCTATACAGGGAAAGCCCCCAACTTGGAAAAGATGGCAGACAATTTGCTGGCAGCTGCAGATAAAGTAAGTCCCAAAGGAGCTGACATTAATATCTGATCAAAcatctgcctgtttttttaatatgctGGCTTAACATTAGTACAAAATCAGCATTAGCATTGGTCAGTAGCTCAGACTGTGGATGGTAATGGACCTCGCATGAGTGTTTCCAACTGCGCACTGAGTGGAGAGAGAGCACTGTATGTAAGTCAATGAGGCTTATTGGCTAATGTGCTCTGTTCTGTAATTATGCAGCTGTTAGCCTGCATCTAATGTGACATAATTTCAGTATTGATGGTCTGTATTTTCTTTAGCatttcccccccccctcccagtcTCTCCATTTCCACCTCATTTTTGCAAACATGCTTATACAAAGCATGCTTTGTACACAGCTCTTTTAACTGTGAAAGCGCTAATTTGTTGGCACCAAAATTGTGTAGCCTAATCATGTAGCTGTAGCAGGTATTATATTTGCATTGTGTAtgggatggagggatgatggAAATCTTGTGATGTGTGATCAAAAGTAAATAGACGCCATGCAACTTTTTGTTGGGGGGCATACATCTTGATGCtacagatctgcagctgatgattgtttacaATATTGATTGTTTGCCTATGAATAATCAATTAATGCACCTGACCTCATCACACTTCATCAAGTCTGGGGAAGTGTGATGAGGTTggacagggaaaaaaatggaggcCAGCATACAGAGATGATGCCTGattgtccacatacttttgcctATAACAGGTTACCAATGTGACTTTTAATAGACTCCTTCCTCGGCCATCGTGCATGCTAACATATATTTCTGTAGGTTAAAATGAAACCAGGTAGTGTGAGGATTAGGCTTCCATCTAGTGTGTAACTGTGCTGctttctgcccccccccccccccccccccccccacctcagtATGCTCTGGAGCGTTTAAAGGTCATGTGTGAAGAGGCCTTGTGCAACAGCCTTTCAGTGGAGAATGTGGCCGACACCCTCATCCTGGCTGACTTGCACAGTGCCGAGCAGCTCAAAGCACAAGCCATAGATTTTATCAACAGGCAAGTAtcgctaagaaaaaaaaaaaaaactccagtgATAAATTCCTGCTGCCATTTCTGTTTACCAGCCCTGAATGCTTACCTTTTTATCTCCTTGCCATAGGTGCAGTGTCCTGAGACAGCTGGGCTGTAAAGATGGAAAGAACTGGAATAGCAAGTATGTAATTAGCTGATATATGTGACACAAGATTAATACCACACCTCTTATCTCTTCCCCCAACCAGATGCATTAGAATTCATTGTTTTAGCCCAGGCAGACAGAGTGTGTTATTTGCTTTCTCAGTTTGAAGCTCCGTATCTTTGTATCCAAGTTATTAATAGACTTATACCTGGATAAACCCCTGAACGTGGAATATTTGTAGCATTTTAAAAAGGGAAGTTTTTCTCCTTCAGATGATGTAGTGCCATCTTATAGGACACCTTGAAATGCTAAACTTTATTTCCCAATCCTATATTTCAATGTATGCACTAATATccctcccccccttttttgtACTGCACACAACTCACAAATCAAACCCCCCCATTATTTGCTTTGTCATTACAATCTCATttatgtttattgatttttaatgtGCAGATGATCATGTGCGAGTCATTGTGTCTGTGCTTACAGTCATGCTACAGACATAATGGAGACCGCAGGCTGGAAGTCAATGATCCACTCCCATCCTCACTTGGTAGCCGAAGCCTTCCGCGCTCTGGCTTCAGCGCAGTGCCCACCCTTTGGTCTTCCCAGGAAGCGTCTAAAACAGTCCTGACTGTGCCCCCTGGGGACTTTTAACGGAGGAAGCACGAAGCACGGGGTTTACAAAGGAAGGACGGACTAGTGAGGGTACCCACTCTTTTTATTTCCACCAAAACTGAACACACTTGAataagagagagacagaagaagagtgGAGCTTTCTGGCTGGGGGGGTGTGGAAGGAGGGGGGTGTGTgtatggggggaggggggtttGTGGGGAGGCTGGCACGTGGAAGACCGACATCAATGGAttgggaaaataaaaaataaaaaaattcgtTCAATCGGTTGTTGCTTGCTTGCTTTGCTGCCCCTCAACTGGATTCTGTTCAGGCTGGGGCAGCAAGACGAGCCTGTCtgctactgttttttttttttgttttgtgttttttttccttttttttcctgtaatttTCAAAATGGCCTTAATATATCTGCCATTGCTCTGGAGCTGCTCTAGAGTACTTTTTGTCTATTTTACTCTGTGCCTGCCTCGTCACACAAAGACCAGGTCTCCTCCAGGTTGCACTAGTTCCCATGAAATAGTCATTTTGATATGGAGTTCTTTAGGAACGTAACAAAGGTTTAACTAAATGggaaatattatatatttgtaaTGTTTAGCCCGTTTTGTGACtagacattaaaaaaagcatGAACACTTTCAGTGCAAGGTCAGTTCTTTACACTTTTTAAAAAGATGCATATGCCCCATATTGATGGCACCCCATTTCTATGTAAATGACAGTTGAACCATCTTCAGAAGACCAATGTACAAGAAAGTATGTTCTAATTGCATATTTGTTGTGGGGAGGGGTGGGGTAGGGtggtgtggggggtggggggaaaTAATCTGCCCTTATGAAGACCCAGTGTCAGTCCTTGTAGACGGAAAAGTGTCTGTACTTTGGCCCTAATATATTGAAACATTGGAAGTATTTACTCAAGTCTCCCATTTCAATGACATTAATCCAGATCATACGTCTGTGAACTGTTATAGATGAAATTTTGAGAATTTGTTTTAGTATTTCCAACATGCAAATATTATATATTCTCAATATATTGTGGTTAACTAAAAAGTGGAGAAGAGACTAATGCATGGTCATGTTATTGTCGAAAAAGAAGAGTGTCCAAGTaccaattttgtttttttgtttttttttaacaacttaTTTTCTGCAATTATCTGACATATTTGTGCAGAATTAAAttgtgcaaaagaaaaaaaaaaggaaaaaaaagatctcCTCTAACATGCTTGGATATCTGTAGGATGCTGAGCATCACTTCTACTTCTGGCAATGTTATTCTGTGTTTGAACAGTGGGTGGGGGGGTAGGGGTTGTCATGTTTATTCAGTCCGTCTCGTATGTAGTGTGGTGTGACAGACACTTCAGAGGattttgtaaattaaaaaaaaaacacgaaaaaaaaacagagtagCATCATTTTTACATGATATTACTCATCGTTCACGTTGAgatgtttggaggcaaaaacagaaaaaagatgTTGTCTGCAAGAATGCCTGCATTAACccattaaaacattttccagCAGTCTAAATGGACCCAgggttattttatttttatttatttattattttttttagattgtTATCTTCACTGCTTAATGTGGATGTCAGACTGAGGTGACACTTTTTTCccttatttaaaatataattagAAATCGACACCGCTGTGATAATCAAAAGAACGCGTTCTTAAACTGCATTAGCATAGCACCATGTTAAACGGTGAACAcataaaagattttttttttttttttttttttaaatcggcGCAAGCTCTAATTAAAGTGAATGCCGCTCTTTGCTGCTGGAAGGAGAATGTCTTCATCAGCGAACTTGCTGATCCTCGTCCGCCCCTCTCAGCACAGATCCCAGGAAGAGACTTGATAACATCTATGCTTTAGGATGCTTCTTACAACCTTttatcttcctccttcttctttctaCTTAATGTGATGCTTGAAAGAGAAGCTGTGGCACTGTCAGAAAATAAGCAAAGTGACATGAAAACCTGACAGTTCATACTGATGTAAATGTCACTTAGTAACATTGCATGATTTGaatcattttctgtttattggggggaaaatgtatttataagaCCTTAATAGGCTGCCAATGTGGGAGTTATTATTTGATTGTCTAATGATTGACAAGGGATTCATAAACAATGGAATCTATTAACATTCCTTGTAGTATTTCCGAGGATTTTTGGACAACAGCAAAAGCCTGGTGTGACTTGACGCCTAAGGAGTCGGAGCCTCAACCCGATCAGATAAGAGTAATGGAAGCGAATGAAAAGACCCCTGTCCCTGATGGCCgccgcaaaaaaaaaaaaaatggatgtgcTCCCTGAGGTGTACCTCTGGTATCATCCACGCCCGTGGACACAGATTTATTGCCCATTAAAAAAGCTTTACACTGAAATGTACCTCTTAAAAAATAGTGTGTTTATCCTGTTGAGAAGCTCTTTTCAGTGAAAGTGAAACAAGACACACAAGACGGCGAATACCGGAGCTGACTTAAAAGTGTGACGACACTGTTGTTGTGAGCCAAGTTCAAATGGAGGTTTTAATGCCATATAAACCTAAAATTCATCTTTACAGGTACAttttaacaaaaataataataaataaaattgaaccTTATATATGAAATCAATTTTTTTATAATTacactataaacacacacaaacatgtgctcttattttttttacaagggAAACTCTTCAAACAAGAATTAAGCAAGCAGGAAAACCAAAGGAACCTATAAATATATGACATTTATCTACATGATATTTTTaattggtatttttttttctaacaccAACAAAAATAAGGAACAGTATATTTATTGATATATTTCTCTGGAAGGTCGGAGGGgaaagaataataaataaatgaatataagAATTGACATCATTTACTCTGAAGCCATAATTAAAACACGTTTACACGTTATAATAATACACAGCATTTGCACAAAGGAGTTGTAAACTAAAACACAGATCGTGGCGTGTACTTCCTTATCATACACTTCACCTCTGGTTAGGATCAATATACagctgatgaggaagaggagttgggtaggggtgggggggggtcatgataaataataataataaaacaacgATTTAATCCCTTTTCATTTAAGCACATTACACTGTGTACTGTGAGACTGCCTGTTATCCACTtctacacacaaaaaagtcagcCCGATACAATTGGGAAATGTCTGATATTTCAAATTTCAGTCCCACTTCTCATTAAAATTGCAGACGGATTCTGtaccccccctttttttctcttcaccccccccccctcccaccaccacacaacccctccctctcccacgcctctttttctttcagtttctcCACTCTTGGTAAATGAAATTTCTCAGGCTAATTAAAGCCTATTAAAGACAGGTAATGTCAGGGCTGGTGGCAGGACCATGACAAAGTGCTGATAATTGTCTGCCAGACTCACTAAATCCACCTGTCCTGCAATTATtgctcccccacccccaccccccatccccAACCTCCCATTTACCACTTCCCCCTGACACATTAATCCACAGTGTTCAGCAGACCCATGCCTCATAGTgcaaaaaaactataaaaaaacaacacagatgttGGATTTCAGACCACTTTAGCGTACACACATGCCTTACGATGATTGGCAAACAATGAGGCAGCAACGTTATCGTCGGATTGTTCTCTACAGTTTCTTTTTGATTGATTTATCTTTTTCACTTAGGttgaaacagaagaaaaaatgaTTCAAGACTGTCAAAACTTTGTGAAAATAATAGCTATTGATCAAACTAATCTGAATACAAATGGATGGTAACTCCACTACCTATCGTTTCATGACCAGTAAGTTGAACAAAAAGTGACGTTCCGAATGGGAAATTTCATGCCCTGTTGGGATATTGTAACCATTAACTCTCGTCCTGTAAACGAGGTGAGGTAATTGTTAGGTAATGTTGGCAGCTTTGCACAAGGGCCGCGCGTCGCCTGTGGTCTAGCCTTGAAGAGAACATCTGGACAAGATACTAATTATACTGGTGGAGAACATATGATGGGGGAGCATTCACCCAGGGATGGTAGCTACCTCTGTATCTTGAATCAGCCCCACCCCCCCTTAAAAACCCAGTCGCTGGACACCTAACTGCATTATATACAAAAGTTTTGCCAGATACCTtctggtatgtgtgtgtgtgtgtgtgtgtgtgtgtgtgtcttcgcTGTAGGACAAGGTGTTTAGAGCTTGACATTTATTGAAAACAAAAGGCTTATGCACATGTAACAGCTAGGTAGGTCATCCTGTGGAGGAGTAAGGTGTGTCGCTGTGGTAGTTGTAGTCAGGGCATACCTTCTGCACCAGTTTATAGTCTACACTGTAAAAGGCTATATAGATGCATATGACTTTGAAGGGTTTGGAGCACAGCCATGAGACATGGCTCTGCGTCTGCTCCTGATAGCACACCTTGGACGGGTCGAAGCTGCACAGGGCAGTCTTCTTGTTGCGGTCCGTCTTCTCGTACTCAATGCGGCAGTTGAATGATTTGGTGTCTTTGGTCTCCAGCGTCGACTGCTGGGCGATCTCAAACTCCACCACCTTGGACGGAGGCACCAGGCTGACCGAAACGTTCCCCAGGCCAGTGGAGTTGTGGCGGAAGTAAACGCTAAAAGTGCCATTCCCGTGGTCCACGATCTTTCCCGTGATCAGCAGGTTGAGTTTAACAGTCTTGATGTTAGAGTGAAAGTCCCCCCAACCGAACATCTTTTTGAACTTGCCGGTCTTGACGATGGGTCTGCGTTTAGTTCTGGCCTGCGCTCCCTGAACATCTGTCTGGTTAGATAACCAGTCCCAAAAGTCCTCCATGTTCTGTAAATATGCCATTTCCCTCATGTTGCTCTTGAACTCGGGGGAGCCCCTGGCAAACAAACGGAGGGGGTTGAGGATCCGTGGACTGGCCCCTGTGGGAGATATCTTCTGTTCATTGTCCCGCCACTCGATGAGCTCAGTGTCTCCTCCGTGTACTTTCCTGCATGTGACCTTTGGAGAaatcagaggaagacagagaaattaaaaaaatcacaaacagcTGTACGATCCACTTTCAAGCACAAAATCTCATTACATAcaacaaatcactgcactgaCGGACAACTTCCTGATTGTACTTAAGGGAAGAAAATGCCTAAATGAGCGCTTGTGCGACAAGTAAAGATCTACTGCAGCAGGAAGAAACATTGTGTttggtaaaataataataaaaaaaccttcAAGCTGAAGCTGCACTTCAATCAGGCTGCTGAAGGAGAGCTCAGAAATATGACATTTTACTGTTCAGGGCGGCCACTTGATTTCTTGACAGGGTGTAATTTATAACAACAAAAGTTCCCTGTGTGAAGTTTCTTGAAATAGTGCAAACACAAAACTGATTGCACTGAGATCCACGTTGCCCACAGACTGGATGCAGGGACAGAAATGTGattggttttttgttttttctt
It contains:
- the spopla gene encoding speckle-type POZ protein-like A isoform X1, giving the protein MFGSSGAFSALRTQVSGTTEAGMSRVPTPPPPGEMSSGPVAESWCYTQVKVVKFSYMWTINNFSFCREEMGEVLKSSTFSSGPNDKMKWCLRVNPKGLDDESKDYLSLYLLLVNCPKSEVRAKFKFSLLNAKREETKAMESQRAYRFVQGKDWGFKKFIRRDFLLDEANGLLPDDKLTLFCEVSVVQDSVNISGQSNMNMLKVPECQLSDDLGNLWECSRFTDCSLYVGGQEFKAHKSILAARSPVFNAMFEHEMEESKKNRVDISDVDPDVFKEMMGFIYTGKAPNLEKMADNLLAAADKYALERLKVMCEEALCNSLSVENVADTLILADLHSAEQLKAQAIDFINRCSVLRQLGCKDGKNWNSNHATDIMETAGWKSMIHSHPHLVAEAFRALASAQCPPFGLPRKRLKQS
- the spopla gene encoding speckle-type POZ protein-like A isoform X3, with protein sequence MSRVPTPPPPGEMSSGPVAESWCYTQVKVVKFSYMWTINNFSFCREEMGEVLKSSTFSSGPNDKMKWCLRVNPKGLDDESKDYLSLYLLLVNCPKSEVRAKFKFSLLNAKREETKAMESQRAYRFVQGKDWGFKKFIRRDFLLDEANGLLPDDKLTLFCEVSVVQDSVNISGQSNMNMLKVPECQLSDDLGNLWECSRFTDCSLYVGGQEFKAHKSILAARSPVFNAMFEHEMEESKKNRVDISDVDPDVFKEMMGFIYTGKAPNLEKMADNLLAAADKYALERLKVMCEEALCNSLSVENVADTLILADLHSAEQLKAQAIDFINRCSVLRQLGCKDGKNWNSNHATDIMETAGWKSMIHSHPHLVAEAFRALASAQCPPFGLPRKRLKQS
- the spopla gene encoding speckle-type POZ protein-like A isoform X2 — protein: MWEYEIESALRTQVSGTTEAGMSRVPTPPPPGEMSSGPVAESWCYTQVKVVKFSYMWTINNFSFCREEMGEVLKSSTFSSGPNDKMKWCLRVNPKGLDDESKDYLSLYLLLVNCPKSEVRAKFKFSLLNAKREETKAMESQRAYRFVQGKDWGFKKFIRRDFLLDEANGLLPDDKLTLFCEVSVVQDSVNISGQSNMNMLKVPECQLSDDLGNLWECSRFTDCSLYVGGQEFKAHKSILAARSPVFNAMFEHEMEESKKNRVDISDVDPDVFKEMMGFIYTGKAPNLEKMADNLLAAADKYALERLKVMCEEALCNSLSVENVADTLILADLHSAEQLKAQAIDFINRCSVLRQLGCKDGKNWNSNHATDIMETAGWKSMIHSHPHLVAEAFRALASAQCPPFGLPRKRLKQS
- the nxph2a gene encoding neurexophilin-2 encodes the protein MSALQTLAFLFLLHQVTCRKVHGGDTELIEWRDNEQKISPTGASPRILNPLRLFARGSPEFKSNMREMAYLQNMEDFWDWLSNQTDVQGAQARTKRRPIVKTGKFKKMFGWGDFHSNIKTVKLNLLITGKIVDHGNGTFSVYFRHNSTGLGNVSVSLVPPSKVVEFEIAQQSTLETKDTKSFNCRIEYEKTDRNKKTALCSFDPSKVCYQEQTQSHVSWLCSKPFKVICIYIAFYSVDYKLVQKVCPDYNYHSDTPYSSTG